The Pseudomonadota bacterium genome segment ACGATGTCCCCGCCGCGGCTCGCCTCGTCGCGCGCGTTGACCGCGAGTTCGCTCGCTTGCGAGGCGTTGTCCGCCGTCTGCTTCACGGTGGCGGTCATCTGCTCCATGCTGGACGCGGTGGAGGCGAGGCTCGACGCTTGCTCCTCCGTGCGCTGGGCCAGGTTCACGTTGCCCTTGGAGATCTCCTCGGCGGAGGAGGTGACCTCGTTGGCCGCGATTCGGATCTGCTCGATGACGTCCGAGTATGTGTCGAGCAGGGAGTTGACGCCCGCACCCAGGGTTTTGAAGAAGCCTGATTTGCCATTGACGTCGATGCGCTGAGTAAGGTCGCCGCTGGCGGCTGCGTTGACGATGTTGCTGACGCCCGCCTCCATAGTCAGCTCGCCCGTGCGGTCGAGCCACTCGACCACGGTGCCCAGGCGCCGGCCCTTTTCGTCGACGATCGGGTTGGCGGTGAAGCCGAAGGTGCGCGAGCCGACGTTCAGCTGACTGGTCACGGCTTCCTTCATGCCCGCCAGCATGCTGCGCTGGTGCGCCGGGTTGCGGTGGAAGTCGTCGATGTTCTGACCGATGAGCCGCTTAGCGTCGAAGTTCGGCAGGCTCTGGCGGATGTCGTCGGCGGCGTCCTGGAATAGGTCGCGCGCGCGGTCGTTCATGTAGGTGATGTTGTGCGACTCGTCGGCCACCATCAGGTTGGTGCTGGTGGTCTGCAGCGCCTGTAGGAGTCGCTCGTTGCGAGCGCGCTCGGTCAGAATACTGTCGGTCACGTAGGTGGCAATCTTGATCACCCGGGCCACCCTGCCCGTGGCATCCGGCACGGGCAGGTAGGTAGCGTGAATCCACACCTCCTCGCCCTGCTTCGACACGCGCATGTAGCGACCGGAATCCTGCTCGCCGGCGCCGAGCTTCGCCCAGAACTGGCGGTATTCGTCGGACGAGGCATAGCCCGGTTCGACAAACATCCGATGGTGCTTGCCCTGCACCTCGTGTGCCTGATAGCCCACCGCGTCCAGGAAGTTCTGGTTCGCGCCGATGATCGTGCCATCGGGTTCGAATTCGATGACGGCTTGGGCGGTGTTCAGGGCGCGTAGTACATCCGCGCCGGCCTCGGCGCTGTTGCACCAAGCGCGTTCGTCAGTGGAATTGGGCACAGTCACGTTGGTCCTCGTAGATGACTTGGGCTCAACGCCTGCATCGGGGGCGTGCAGCGCACCTTGAGGGATCAGCGCTTCGGGGGAGTAGAAGTGAGAACTGGTCTACGAAGGGGACGGCGTATCGTCGTGTGTTGCCCTCGCCGCGTCCGCTGATGAGTCCTGCAGGAGCGGGTCCGTCTTGCGGATCGGCGCGCGCAGCCAGCCGGGAATTTTCGGTTCCGTGCGCCGCAGGGCGGCGTCGAAGCGCGGGTAGCGGCGGCGGATTCGCGTCATCAATTCAGCGCTGGCATCGCTCGAGGAGATGAGCAACGCCAGGCCGATCACGATGAGGGGCAGGCCGAGCGGAATGGGGAAGGGGAACAGGATCAGCCCCGCCACCAGCAGCACCAGCGCGAGGGAGGTGACGAACCAGGCCTTCACCACTCGCTGTAAGCGTGCGAGGGCCTCCCTCACGACATCGCTTCTACGTCGCGCGGGAGGCCTCGCGGCACCAGCGTCGCCTCAGGCGCTAGCGGTGGGGAGGGGACAGCTGACACCCGTTCCTGCAAGCCCGCAATAGCCGTTTGGGTTCTTCGCCAGGTATTGCTGGTGATACTGCTCGGCGTAGTAAAAGGTTGGCGCGGGGGCCAGCTCCGTTGTGATGGCGGGGAAGCCCTTGGCGGCGAGTTGGGCGGCGTAGGCCTCACGTGAGGTGCGGGCTGTCGCGGCCTGCCCCTCGCTCGTGGTGTATACGGCGGAGCGATACTGGGTGCCCACATCGTTGCCCTGGCGCATGCCCTGGGTGGGGTCGTGGGCCTCCCAGAAGGTCTGCAGGAGCTGGTCGTAGCGGATCACCTGGGGGTCGTAGACCACGAGTACCACCTCCGTGTGGCCCGTGCGGCCGCTGCACACCTCTTCGTAGGTGGGGTTGGGTGTGATGCCCCCGGCGTAGCCGACGGCGGTGGAGTGCACGCCCTCTAGTTGCCAGAACAGGCGCTCGGCACCCCAGAAGCAGCCGAGGCCGAAGACGGCCGACTCCAGGCCCTGCGGGAAGGGGCCGCGCAGGGCGTTGCCGTTAACGAAGTGGCGGTTGTCCAGGGGGATCGCCTGCTCGCGTCCGGGCAGGGCGTCCTGGGCCGTGGGGAGAGTGGTCTTCTTGCCGATTCCGAACATCGTGCGCTCCTGCGTTTCTCCGAACCCCCTCAGATCGGGCCGAAGGGACGGCATTTCAACATCCCCTCCCACGGCGATCCACCCGCTGGCGAGGTCCGGTAACGCGTAGCGGCGAGGTCAGTCGGCCTCGACGATCTCCGTCTGGTAGTCGGCCAGGGCGGCCTCGATCACGCGGTAGGCCTGCTCACGGCCGTAGGGCTCGCGGATCTCGACCTTCTTCTCACCGCCCGGAATCCACTTGTAGGTCTCGAAGTAGTGCACGAGGCGCTCGACGAGCACACCGGGGAGTTGGGAGAGGGTCTGCACACCGCCGTACATGTTGTCCTTGACGAAGACGCCGATGATCTTGTCGTCCACCTCGCCGCCGTCAATCATCGTCAGCCCGCCGATCACCCTCACGTCGAGGATGATGTTGGCGCGCTCGATCGGGCGCTCGGAGATGATGCAGATGTCCAGCGGGTCGTTGTCGCCGGGTAGGTTGAGGCCC includes the following:
- a CDS encoding PAS domain-containing protein, which produces MPNSTDERAWCNSAEAGADVLRALNTAQAVIEFEPDGTIIGANQNFLDAVGYQAHEVQGKHHRMFVEPGYASSDEYRQFWAKLGAGEQDSGRYMRVSKQGEEVWIHATYLPVPDATGRVARVIKIATYVTDSILTERARNERLLQALQTTSTNLMVADESHNITYMNDRARDLFQDAADDIRQSLPNFDAKRLIGQNIDDFHRNPAHQRSMLAGMKEAVTSQLNVGSRTFGFTANPIVDEKGRRLGTVVEWLDRTGELTMEAGVSNIVNAAASGDLTQRIDVNGKSGFFKTLGAGVNSLLDTYSDVIEQIRIAANEVTSSAEEISKGNVNLAQRTEEQASSLASTASSMEQMTATVKQTADNASQASELAVNARDEASRGGDIV
- the msrA gene encoding peptide-methionine (S)-S-oxide reductase MsrA → MFGIGKKTTLPTAQDALPGREQAIPLDNRHFVNGNALRGPFPQGLESAVFGLGCFWGAERLFWQLEGVHSTAVGYAGGITPNPTYEEVCSGRTGHTEVVLVVYDPQVIRYDQLLQTFWEAHDPTQGMRQGNDVGTQYRSAVYTTSEGQAATARTSREAYAAQLAAKGFPAITTELAPAPTFYYAEQYHQQYLAKNPNGYCGLAGTGVSCPLPTASA
- a CDS encoding inorganic pyrophosphatase, with amino-acid sequence MSKDYLAWRPHPWHGIEPGDQCPEVVTAYVEMTPYDLVKYEIDKKYGYIRVDRPQRSASIPPALYGFIPRTLCSHQVSKVTGLNLPGDNDPLDICIISERPIERANIILDVRVIGGLTMIDGGEVDDKIIGVFVKDNMYGGVQTLSQLPGVLVERLVHYFETYKWIPGGEKKVEIREPYGREQAYRVIEAALADYQTEIVEAD